The following proteins come from a genomic window of Streptomyces sp. NBC_00539:
- a CDS encoding SDR family NAD(P)-dependent oxidoreductase produces MGLADAGFSVTVVGRNADRGARAVDRINATNPAHPGRFLAADLGSLGQVRALADRIAAEHTASGDPLTVLVNNVGAMFRQRQTLDGIEASFVVNHLSSYLLTELLLPTLTSGAPSRIVNVTSGAVGLAKRTFDAVEPPGGYYGFHWYGRAKLANLAYTLDLANRLKGTAASVFAADPGGAATDMTNGTMSDPRIVAPALRLLWPLVHRKFERSTSGPASVAARPSIVAATDEALAGRTGIVIGAQAHPVTPLRAATDPRIAQDVRRLSERYAPLTLT; encoded by the coding sequence ATGGGACTGGCCGACGCCGGGTTCTCGGTCACCGTGGTCGGACGCAATGCCGACCGCGGTGCCCGGGCGGTCGACCGGATCAACGCAACGAACCCGGCGCATCCCGGACGTTTCCTGGCCGCCGACCTCGGCTCGCTCGGCCAGGTGCGCGCGCTCGCCGACCGGATCGCCGCTGAGCACACCGCCTCCGGCGACCCGCTGACCGTGCTGGTCAACAACGTCGGGGCGATGTTCCGGCAGCGACAGACCCTGGACGGCATCGAAGCGTCGTTCGTCGTCAACCACCTCTCGTCGTACCTGCTGACGGAACTGCTGCTGCCCACGCTGACAAGCGGGGCGCCGAGCAGGATCGTGAACGTGACCTCGGGCGCGGTGGGGCTCGCGAAGAGAACCTTCGACGCCGTCGAGCCGCCCGGCGGCTACTACGGCTTCCACTGGTACGGCCGCGCCAAGCTCGCCAACCTCGCCTACACGCTCGACCTGGCGAACCGGCTGAAGGGCACGGCCGCCTCCGTCTTCGCCGCCGACCCGGGAGGCGCCGCGACCGACATGACCAACGGCACCATGTCCGACCCGAGGATCGTCGCACCGGCCCTGCGACTGCTGTGGCCGCTGGTGCACCGCAAGTTCGAACGCTCCACCTCGGGTCCGGCGTCCGTGGCTGCCCGGCCCTCGATCGTCGCCGCCACTGACGAAGCCCTCGCGGGCCGGACCGGCATCGTCATAGGGGCCCAGGCGCACCCGGTGACGCCGCTGCGCGCAGCGACCGACCCCCGCATCGCCCAGGACGTGCGCCGGCTCAGTGAACGGTACGCACCACTCACCCTCACCTGA
- a CDS encoding TetR/AcrR family transcriptional regulator has product MTMPLRKDAARNWDRIVAVARALVDQGTPLQLNDVASRAGLGVGTVYRHFATPEALLETVATPCLEALAGHGQQALTGTDPWRALEGFLFRTVEAQVTDASLAPVTAAATDTLPRTTELKETLRAVGTALLGRARDAGAVQPDLAAADLLPLMCGIAHAVNVHGGTPAERIDTAHRYLATLLEGLHTTPQHP; this is encoded by the coding sequence ATGACGATGCCCCTGCGCAAGGATGCGGCCCGCAACTGGGACCGGATCGTCGCGGTCGCCCGCGCGCTGGTCGACCAGGGCACACCACTGCAGCTGAACGACGTCGCCAGCCGCGCCGGACTCGGAGTCGGCACCGTCTACCGGCACTTCGCCACCCCCGAAGCGCTACTGGAGACCGTCGCCACTCCCTGCCTGGAAGCCCTGGCCGGCCACGGCCAGCAGGCTCTGACCGGTACCGACCCCTGGCGCGCACTCGAAGGCTTCCTGTTCCGCACCGTCGAAGCGCAGGTCACCGACGCGTCCCTCGCCCCGGTCACCGCGGCAGCCACCGACACCCTGCCGCGCACCACGGAACTCAAAGAGACGCTTCGAGCGGTCGGCACCGCACTCCTCGGCCGGGCTCGCGATGCCGGAGCGGTCCAACCGGACCTAGCCGCCGCCGACCTCCTCCCGCTCATGTGCGGCATCGCCCACGCCGTCAACGTCCACGGCGGCACACCCGCCGAACGGATCGACACCGCACATCGCTACCTGGCCACACTCCTCGAAGGACTGCACACTACGCCGCAGCACCCGTGA
- a CDS encoding pyridoxamine 5'-phosphate oxidase family protein, producing MTEQTPSSDLQETERTRHRRLREQGSVSRADLDAILKAGFLCHLGVVVDGTPMVVPTVYGADENTLYFHGSVASRSLIASPRATICLTVTHVDGLVLSRSVFEHGVNYRSAMVYGVPRTVTDPEEKLEGLRLLTEHTAPGQWDYARRPNRKELAATALLALSLDEASVKVRTGPPEDGDGPDAELGIWAGVIPLHTVWGALDPDPLLDEGITAPAHLVARAHQHLG from the coding sequence ATGACCGAGCAGACGCCCAGCTCTGACCTGCAAGAGACGGAACGCACCCGCCATCGCCGCTTGCGAGAGCAGGGCAGTGTGAGCCGGGCCGATCTCGACGCCATCCTGAAGGCCGGCTTCCTGTGCCACCTCGGTGTGGTCGTCGACGGCACCCCCATGGTGGTTCCGACCGTGTACGGCGCTGACGAGAACACTCTGTACTTCCACGGCTCGGTCGCCAGCCGAAGCCTGATCGCATCGCCGCGGGCCACGATCTGCCTGACGGTGACCCACGTCGACGGCCTGGTCCTGTCCCGGTCGGTATTCGAACACGGAGTCAACTACCGCAGCGCCATGGTGTATGGAGTGCCCCGGACGGTCACCGATCCCGAGGAGAAACTCGAGGGCCTGCGGCTGCTCACCGAGCACACCGCGCCTGGTCAGTGGGACTATGCGCGCCGACCCAACCGCAAGGAGCTCGCCGCGACCGCGTTGCTCGCGCTGTCCCTGGACGAGGCATCGGTGAAGGTGCGTACCGGTCCGCCGGAGGACGGCGACGGGCCTGACGCCGAACTGGGAATCTGGGCAGGCGTCATCCCCCTGCACACCGTGTGGGGCGCCTTGGACCCCGACCCCTTGCTTGACGAGGGCATCACGGCACCGGCGCACCTCGTCGCGCGGGCCCACCAGCACCTCGGGTAA
- a CDS encoding serine hydrolase domain-containing protein, whose translation MGVVARRMVAAVAVGVVALGVVGQPVAIAAGRPDGVQQGLDGLVREGGVPGALASVSDGEGRTRTYTAGVGDLASGAAVPRDGQVRIGSNTKVFTAVVVLQLVGEGRLGLDDTVEEYLPGVVRGDGFDGRTVTVRQLLQHTSGIPDYEAEVEEAITQGRYMEPRELLEIAFKHGATSRDGKTFHYSNTNYVLAGLIVEKVARRPLAEEIGRRVVQRLGLRHTYFPAPRDRTIREAHPRAYHQEGAGGRLRDVTEIDPSAAWAAGQMVSTNSDMNRFFTALLEGWLLRAAQQEAMLTTVPIGDSGAGYGLGLMRRPLSCGGVYWGHGGDITGFETRGGVTSEGRAVSIAVTTDPADYAVTQRLEGLVDQVLCR comes from the coding sequence ATGGGTGTGGTGGCGAGGCGGATGGTGGCCGCGGTGGCGGTCGGGGTGGTGGCCTTGGGGGTGGTCGGGCAGCCGGTGGCGATTGCTGCTGGTCGGCCGGACGGGGTGCAGCAGGGGCTGGACGGGCTGGTGCGGGAGGGTGGGGTGCCGGGGGCGTTGGCGTCCGTGTCGGATGGGGAGGGGCGTACGCGGACGTATACCGCTGGGGTCGGTGATCTGGCTTCGGGCGCGGCGGTGCCTCGGGATGGGCAGGTGCGGATCGGGAGCAATACGAAGGTGTTCACCGCTGTGGTGGTGTTGCAGTTAGTGGGTGAGGGGCGGCTGGGGCTGGATGACACGGTGGAGGAGTATCTGCCGGGTGTGGTGCGGGGGGACGGGTTCGACGGGCGGACCGTCACGGTGCGGCAGCTGCTCCAGCACACGAGTGGGATTCCGGACTACGAGGCGGAGGTGGAGGAGGCGATCACGCAGGGGCGGTACATGGAGCCGCGGGAGTTGCTGGAGATCGCGTTCAAGCATGGGGCCACGTCCCGGGACGGGAAGACGTTCCACTACAGCAATACGAATTACGTGCTGGCCGGGCTGATCGTCGAGAAGGTGGCGCGGCGGCCGTTGGCGGAGGAGATCGGCCGGCGGGTGGTGCAGCGGCTCGGGTTGCGGCACACGTATTTTCCGGCGCCGCGTGACCGCACCATCCGTGAGGCGCATCCGCGCGCTTATCACCAGGAGGGGGCCGGTGGCCGGCTGCGGGATGTGACGGAGATCGATCCGTCGGCGGCATGGGCTGCGGGTCAGATGGTGTCGACGAACTCGGACATGAACCGGTTCTTCACCGCCTTGCTGGAGGGGTGGCTGCTGCGGGCGGCGCAGCAGGAGGCAATGTTGACGACCGTGCCGATCGGTGATTCGGGGGCGGGGTACGGGTTGGGGCTGATGAGGCGGCCGTTGTCGTGCGGTGGGGTGTATTGGGGGCACGGCGGTGACATCACGGGGTTCGAGACGCGGGGTGGGGTGACGTCGGAGGGTCGTGCGGTGAGTATCGCGGTGACGACGGATCCGGCGGATTACGCGGTGACGCAGCGGTTGGAGGGGTTGGTGGATCAGGTGTTGTGCCGGTGA